tttaaatttaatttttttcaaatagtaCCTCGACATTGGtagctttaaaattattttttgggaaaaatttcttCGATATAATGTTGAAAGGCGTTTAATATATGCTTATTTCTCGCGGTTTTTTATGCTGTAGTGTATGCTCTGGAGTATGCTCTAGTTTGTCTTAAATATGCATGttcggaatttttaaaaattttaggtaaatttgtattcaaattgtacaaacatttgcaaaaaaacatttgtcccccaaaaaaatcgaaaaacatctggataaatacaacaaaaatttttctaatataCTTAAGTTCACCATATCATAttctcaaattttaaaatacttaatgATATGAAATATAAAAGAATCACAAGTGTTCCTTGTATTCATTAGTTATTCTTGAGCTATAGAAGTGGCATTATCTGGCGAATATGAAGTTAGTCATTATATTTATTTTGGCAACCTTGGCTGTAGTCAATGGTTTTATGTGTGCTGGTTGCCCATCCCAAATGGATCCAGAGCAAGCTAAAGAAGTTCTCAACAATACTTTGAACAAGGTTGCTACCCTGGGTGGACCTAACTATAGGTATTGTTAttgattttgaattattttgtttggATTCTCCCAATAATTGAATTACCATATTTTTATAGCGTGGGAAAAATCTACACCGCCAGTTCTCAAATAACTTCTGGAGTCAAGTACCGCATGAATGCTGATTTGCTTAATGATTCCAACCAATCCGTGGGCTGTGATGTGGTCATTGAAAGAACCGCTGCAACAGGCATCACTAAGGTCACCTTTAACTGTTCGAACAGGGGTGtctttaaaatttcttattgAGATGGGAGAAGGAGAAACtttgaaagaataaaaaaaatcaaatttggccTTTTGAgaatatttcgattaaatttcaatgaaatgttgccTACAAAAAACGTTGTTCATACaggacaagtaagagcgtgctaagttcggccggaccgaatcttataaaccttcCACCAAGgttagcatttgtcgagttctatgtgcggtatctctcataacaaaatacctcatttaggcaaacagagaataatgaataagaactgttatgctattggagctatatcaaaatataggccgatgcggaccattaatgaattgaatgctaaacattgtagaagtcattgtgtaatgtttcagtccattcggataaggattgcgccttgtaggggctcaagaagaactatcggaagatcggtttatatgggagctgtatcgggctatagatcggttGAGACCATATTGGTCGCATATGTTGAAGGTGTTGGggcaagccgttgtacaaaatttcaaccaaatcggatgagaaatgcggcctctagaggctcatgaagtcaagacccaagatcggtttatatggcagctatatcaggttatgtaccgatttacatACCATACATagtacagtggttggaagtgacaccagaaaaccacgtgcaaaattatagccaaatcgaataatagttgcgccttctagaagctcaagaagtcaaaaccaagatcggtttatgtggcagctatatcaaaacatggaccgatttgaatcatactttgcgtAACtcttggaagtgacaccaaaacaccaagtgcaaaatttcagtcaaatctagaGAGTCATGAAgtccaagacccaagatcggtttatatagcagctatatcaaaccatggaccgatttgacccatttgcaatatcccaaccgacctacaccaataaagtgtatttgtgcaaaaattaaagcgCCTAGcataactccttcgaaagttagtgtgttttcg
This Stomoxys calcitrans chromosome 2, idStoCalc2.1, whole genome shotgun sequence DNA region includes the following protein-coding sequences:
- the LOC106092469 gene encoding sarcocystatin-A; this encodes MKLVIIFILATLAVVNGFMCAGCPSQMDPEQAKEVLNNTLNKVATLGGPNYSVGKIYTASSQITSGVKYRMNADLLNDSNQSVGCDVVIERTAATGITKVTFNCSNRGVFKISY